One Candidatus Binataceae bacterium DNA segment encodes these proteins:
- a CDS encoding tyrosinase family protein gives MVGGDGNSICDWSGSFSNLGAGQFLEVGVYRDPAVNNCMHLTHYIGIVSPPFSAVPALPPFVRQSIATLSATQIASLRHGIQVMMSRQTTDPTSYRFQANIHGTYDTTTTSQESQAWDQCEHGSFYFFSWHRMYLYFFDRILRTASGDPTLVLPYWNWGDPSQRSLPSAFWQPSDSTNSLYIAPPGRPTALDNGTAQLDAGTVDFSNAFGYTNFESANGSGLSFGGQEASAMQFNFPHGELESQPHDVVHGALGGLMDDPDTAAQDPIFWLHHANIDRLWNRWLQQGGGRQDPLNDSAWMNTTFEFFDEAGHAVDLTGSQIIDTVGELNYRYDDDPTTMAQFHPVQFHPTPVSPRLILKTLATSQAGAARIQLSGEPVSVSVPLPENAVSQLRAFIEHKVENKIILQLNDIQYERARGIYYEIYIDPPKGEKVNFHSPYYVGSLSFFALKPHSMAGHPVAPRSSVFTEYDISKQVRDLSARGAWNPKEMSVILVPRGLVRRNGEPLPLPAGIAGTLGRVTIATQ, from the coding sequence ATGGTAGGCGGCGACGGCAACAGCATCTGCGATTGGTCCGGCAGTTTCAGCAATCTGGGCGCCGGACAATTCCTGGAAGTTGGAGTCTACCGCGATCCGGCAGTAAACAACTGCATGCATCTCACGCATTATATTGGCATTGTGAGCCCGCCATTTTCTGCTGTGCCTGCCTTGCCGCCCTTCGTCAGGCAGAGCATTGCGACCCTCTCCGCGACTCAGATCGCCTCTTTGCGACATGGTATCCAGGTTATGATGAGCCGGCAGACTACCGATCCTACGAGCTATCGTTTTCAGGCAAATATTCACGGGACTTACGACACAACCACCACCTCGCAAGAGTCGCAGGCATGGGATCAATGCGAACATGGGAGTTTTTACTTCTTCTCGTGGCACCGTATGTACCTTTACTTTTTCGATCGTATCCTCAGGACGGCGTCCGGAGATCCAACTCTGGTTTTGCCGTACTGGAACTGGGGCGACCCGTCGCAACGCAGCCTTCCGAGCGCTTTCTGGCAGCCGAGCGACTCCACCAACTCATTGTACATTGCGCCGCCCGGTAGGCCGACGGCGCTTGACAACGGCACGGCTCAGCTTGACGCCGGGACCGTGGACTTCTCGAATGCCTTTGGCTACACGAACTTCGAATCTGCCAACGGCTCGGGGCTGAGCTTTGGGGGACAAGAAGCTTCAGCCATGCAATTCAATTTTCCTCACGGAGAACTGGAAAGTCAGCCACATGACGTCGTGCATGGGGCCTTGGGCGGACTAATGGACGACCCCGACACTGCGGCGCAGGACCCGATTTTCTGGCTTCACCACGCTAATATCGATCGGCTGTGGAATCGCTGGCTGCAACAGGGTGGTGGCCGCCAGGATCCTCTCAATGATTCAGCATGGATGAATACAACGTTCGAATTTTTCGATGAAGCGGGGCATGCCGTTGATCTAACTGGCAGCCAAATCATCGACACGGTTGGAGAGCTAAACTACCGCTACGACGACGATCCTACGACCATGGCGCAATTCCATCCAGTGCAATTCCATCCAACGCCGGTCAGTCCGCGGCTCATCCTCAAGACCTTGGCGACCAGCCAGGCCGGAGCCGCTCGAATACAACTCTCCGGCGAGCCCGTTAGCGTTTCCGTGCCCTTGCCCGAAAACGCGGTGTCGCAACTGCGCGCCTTCATCGAGCATAAGGTTGAGAACAAAATCATCCTGCAGTTGAACGACATCCAATATGAGAGAGCGCGGGGAATCTATTACGAGATATATATTGATCCGCCCAAGGGAGAGAAGGTTAATTTTCACAGTCCTTATTATGTCGGATCACTGAGTTTCTTTGCGCTAAAGCCGCATTCCATGGCAGGCCATCCAGTTGCTCCAAGGTCAAGCGTTTTCACTGAGTATGACATCTCAAAGCAGGTTCGTGACCTGAGCGCACGCGGCGCCTGGAACCCCAAGGAAATGTCGGTAATTCTCGTCCCGCGCGGCTTAGTGAGGCGTAATGGCGAGCCTTTGCCGCTGCCTGCAGGCATCGCGGGTACGCTAGGAAGAGTTACGATTGCAACTCAATGA